Proteins co-encoded in one Erinaceus europaeus chromosome X, mEriEur2.1, whole genome shotgun sequence genomic window:
- the LOC103128178 gene encoding retrotransposon Gag-like protein 8, which produces MDGRVQLIKALLALPIRPQTRRWRNPIPFPELFDGDTDRLPEFIVQTGAYMLVDENVFTSDALKVTFLITRLTGRALQWVIPYIRKKSPLLNDYRGFLAEMKRVFGWVEDEDF; this is translated from the coding sequence ATGGACGGGCGGGTGCAGCTCATCAAGGCCCTGCTGGCTCTTCCCATCCGGCCTCAGACGCGCCGCTGGAGgaaccccatccccttccccgaGCTGTTCGACGGCGACACCGACCGCCTGCCCGAGTTCATCGTGCAGACGGGCGCCTACATGCTGGTGGACGAGAACGTGTTCACCAGCGACGCGCTGAAGGTGACGTTCCTCATCACCCGCCTCACGGGCCGCGCCCTGCAGTGGGTGATCCCCTACATCCGGAAGAAGAGCCCCCTGCTCAACGACTACCGCGGCTTCCTGGCCGAGATGAAGCGGGTCTTCGGCTGGGTGGAGGACGAGGACTTCTAG